The Deltaproteobacteria bacterium DNA window ATACCTTGCCATGATAAACACCTGTCTCAGAAGGGCGGCATAGTGCAAAGTTGCGCTTGAACCATCATTATCTTTCTGTCCCCGAATGGAGATTTCATTTTACCTCCTTTAGAGATTAGCTATCCATGTGACGTGAGACTCTACTTTTGGATTAGGAATATTATAATCAGACCAACCGTTCTTTTCATCCCAGATGAAGTCCTCACACCCCAATTCAAGGAACCTGTCATGAATCATCCTATCGTAATGAACCCTAATGGATCTTACATGTCGATGTATATCCTTATTCCTTACTTGCTGCGCAGTGTTGCTGATATACTGTAAGTAGCATAGCTTAGGAACCCATACCATCCGGGTCTTAAGAAAAGTCCTGACCATGATCTCATAGTCGTCGGCAACATGAAGCTCTTTATTATGACCCCCTATAGATTCATAAAAAGACTTTCTCCAGGCCCGTATATGGTTAGGGGCTGATATAATATGGCGAATCGTCTTAGCATTTATGTTGCCCCCCTTCCCTGACTTGTACAGCTTGCCCTTATACTCAACATCGGTATAGGAACCATACCCAAAGGCCCAGCCATCCCTGTAGGTGAAATTTGTACCGTCCTCCAAGATCTCAGCACAGTCCGTATACAGGAACCCAGCCTCTGGGAACTGTTTAAAGCCCTTTACAACGTAATCTAAAGCATAGTCGGTCAATTCATCATCATGGTCCAGTTCTACGAGGATATGGCCCTTTCCGAGGCTACAGGCCCAGTTCTTTACCTTACCTATGATTCCTGAGTGCTCCCATGGCTTAAAAGCCTGTATCCTGTGATCTTTCTTGGCAAGGGTACTTACCATTTTAAATGTTTTTCCAGCATCATCTGAGTCATCCACGATGATCCATTCCCAATTGGTATAGGTCTGTTCTTTGAGGGAATCGAATGGCCGAGAGATTTTTTCCTGCGTTTTATAAGCGGCGGTAAAAACGGTAACGAGAGGATTGTCATCCGCTCGCCGGTCGTTAAACATATTTGTTAAATAGGAGTTGTAAGCATCTATACCAAGCTGAGTTAGGTCTGGCAGGGTATCATAATGGAGCCATCTCTTTCGGATCTCGAAAGGAGCTTTGGTAAGGTTAGAAAAAGAAGATAAATTACCAATCGTTATAATGACTTGGGGCCTATCCTGAATGAGAACTTGTTCAAGGTTAGAATCAGAAGAATAACATCGGCAGTCGAGTCTCGTCTCCTCATAGTCTTCCCCTATTGGAGTTACTAATTCAAAGTGATTATGTCCAAAGATACAAATTACGGGTAACTTCCCGCTCCTGCCTTTAAAGAATTTTTCTGCAATAGTCATCAGCTTCATAAGGTTTTTTTGATAAGAACTCGCTTGGGGGCTGTATTGCCATCCTTTCTTGGACTACCGTTAAAGGCGACAACCTTCGTTTTGTTCTTCTCCCTCCTTTCTTCCCCTGAGAAGAAATTCTTTTAAAATTATTATTTCTCACATCGTTCCAAGGCTCATACTATGGATGAAATCAATTTTTAGCCTTCTCTTCATGATTCTGAGTCTCATGAGGCTATAATTTATTGGCTCCCCCTTCCATGCCTTTTTTAAAGCCCCGAATGGCCTGGCCCAAGCTACTCCCCAACTCCGGCAGGCGCTTTGCACCAAAGATAAAAAAAACAATCAATAAGATGACCATAAGCTCTTGCGAACCAATACCAAACATAGGAATCGCCTCCTTCTATAGGTCAATAATACGTATTAAAAAAGAGGTTAATTAAAAAGAGAATAAAAAGTGGAACTTCTCAACAACGGAGAACGGAGATGGGCTGATCAAGAGAAAAACTTTGAAAAGAGAGGCGGAGGAGCTGCCCAATACAGAAAAAACAAAAAAGAGAAGTTACGGGAGAGAAACTTCGTACAAATATTTTTATTTTGTTCTGCTCATCGGCTAGTAGATTTTCCTGATCAAGATTCTCAAAGGTTGGATTAGGAGAAAAGAAATCAATTTCTATTAAATTATTGTATTGAAAATAGACTGGATAAACTACCAGAAAGAAGGAAATCATTATAACCAGAAAGGATTGGATTCTCTCAGGCCTATTCTTCATGTTAAAATTCCAAGTATTTTAAGGCCATGCTTTTATAGTAATTCTTTTACAAATTTTTTGCCATGTCAAGGGTTTTTATCTGATATTTTTTTTCTTCTCTATTTGAGCGACAGTGCTTTCAGACCCTATAACGCTGTACCCTTTAGTTATTAAACAACCCCAGAGTCATATAGAATCAGGCCCTACTCCACCTGTTCCAACCGAAGCCAAGGCGTTTCTTCGCACTCATCAGATGCCTCTGGATCCTCTTTCCCACCCCGTCTTTAATATATCCAAAACACCGGCTAGAGTTTCGGATCCGAAAGTAATTTGGAACATCTTATCTCCTCTAAAAAAGGTGAGGGGGAGAAAACCCTTCTGTAAGTTGACAATTTGCGGGTTTATTAATGAATGGAGTCTACGATAACGCTGCTCGTTGATCAAGAAAATTTTGGTCTTCCCTTTATGCCAATTTTCAGACTCAGGATTGTATGGGGCCACAATATTTTGTAGGTTACTTTGAGCCTCTAAAATTGCATCTATCTTGCCAAAAAAGAAATCCATCCTTTGAATGGGAAAATTGCAGCTTTTTGGGTACAAAAAAACTTGTGATCGATAGCCGCTATTCCAGCTCTTCCCGATCTTTTCAAAATTACTTGTCTGAAATATACTAAGCCTTTTTGAGTTTTTCCATCATAAAATTGCCACATAAATCTATGGATTTTCAATCCAGAAGGGGCTATCGAAGGCAACTTGACAACCTAAGTGAGGTGTTCTATCATATTTTTTAATTGCCAAATCCTGATGATCAGGAGCGGGGGAACCATCTTTTGGGGGGGCATCGCCATATGGCGTAAGGTAACCTCAACGGCCCTATCCCGGCAGCTAACCTCGCAGGCATCGTTGAGAAGAACCTGCTGGAGTTCCCGGGGGACTCTTTCTCCATTTTTGAGACTCCGGAGGCTCGAGTCTTGGTACAACCGAATATCCACCTTGGGAATCACCACGCTATGTCTGCCCACGATCCAGGATCCAACCATCACTTGCTCACAAACAAGACAATCGCGCTCGCCCTCGGTGCTCTGGGGGTAGTTTATGGCGACATCGGTACCAGCCCTCTCTACACGATCCGGGAGTGTTTTCACGGACAGCATGCCATTGCTTTAAATCAGGCGAATGTCTATGGAGTAATGTCCCTTGTCTTTTGGTCCCTGACCGTTGTGGTGAGCATTAAATATGTTGTCTTCATACTTCTGGCGGATAACCACGGAGAAGGCGGTATTTTCGCCCTCCTGGGATTAATATCAGCCGACCGAAAAGACTTTTCGCCCCGCCTGCGTTCGGGGGTGATCATCGCCGGAATCCTGGGCGCAGGACTCCTTTATGGAGATGGCATTATCACGCCGGCGATATCCGTCCTTTCAGCCATCGAGGGTCTCGAAGTGGCTACCAAGGCAGCGGAGCCAATGGTCTTACCTCTAACCTGCGGCGTGCTCATCTTGCTCTTTCTTTTACAGCGCCGAGGAACCGCCGACATCGGGAAAATCTTCGGGCCGGTGATGATGGTCTGGTTTGTGACTATCGCCACTTTCGGAATTGGCCACATTGCTGAGGAACCCCATATCTTACTCGCCATACATCCGGTTCATGCCTACGAATTCTTTGTCAACAATAAGCTCCACGCTTTCGTCGTTTTCGGCTCGGTTGTGCTCTGTTTAACCGGCGGCGAAGCCCTTTACGCCGATCTGGGCCATTTTGGGCGCAGAGCCATCCGCCTTTCCTGGATGGGCATAGCTTTCCCCTCTCTGCTTTGCAACTACTTTGGCCAGGGAGCGGTCCTCCTGGCACATCCTGAAATGATCGTCAATCCCTTTTACGGGTTGGTGCCAATTTCTCTCCTTTATCCCATGGTGGGTCTCTCCACCATCGCTACCGTGATTGCCTCCCAGGCGTTAATTTCCGGTGTTTTCTCGTTGACTCAACAGGCGATTGAGCTTGGATTTTGCCCCCGTCTTCGGATTGTCCACAAATCGCACGAAATCCAGGGCCAGATTTATATTCCGGGAGTGAATTACGCCTTGATGCTCGCCTGCTTAGGCGTTGTAATTGGTTTCCGTGGGTCTAGTGGCCTGGCCGGGGCTTATGGGATTGCTGTTACGGGAACGATGACCATCACATCCATTCTGTTCTTTTTCGTGATTACCCGTGTTTGGAACTGGTCACTTTGGAAAGCGATTCCCCTGGTTGCTGTCTTTCTCATCTTCGATATCTCTTACTTTGGAGCCAATCTCCTGAAAGTCATAGACGGAGGCTGGTTCGCGCTTCTTGTGGCTGCGCTCCTCACGGTCATCATGACCACATGGAGAAAAGGGCGCACGGAACTTATCCATAAAATTGGCACAAGGATGCCCTTGAAGCTCTTCCTGGAGGACGTTGCCAGGCATAAAATTCCGCGGGTAGAGGGTACAGCGGTATTCATGTCTGTTACCCCTGAGGGTACGTCACCGGTTCTTCTGCATAATCTTAAGCATAATCAGATTCTTCATGAAAAGGTTGTCCTCCTCTCGATCCTTTCCGCCAATATTCCAAAGGTCCGGGCGAGCCAACGGGTAAAAGTCGAGGATATGGGTCAGGGATTTTATCGAGTTGTGGCCTACAATGGCTATATGCAAAGACCGAATGTGCCGGAGATTTTGAAGCTGGCATCCAAATCTGGCCTGCATATCGACGAAGCCAGGACGACCTATTTCTTAGGACGAGTGACGATCTTTACCACCGGCCAATCGAAGATTTCACATTGGCGAAAGGCCCTCTTCGCTTTCATGTCTCGAAGCGCCGGAACACCAGCAGCATATTTCAATTTACCCCCAGACCGCGTAGTAGAACTTGGTGCCCAAATCCAGCTTTAACTTTGAGCGCAGGGATAAACAATCGCTTCCAGGCTTAGTTTCTATTGGAGCGCCTTTTCTTAGGCCAGAATAAAATCGTAAGAAATTTTCTTCTTGACTTTAAGAAAGCAGTCAATTAACAAAGACCGTACGGCGTTAGGCGCAAGGCGGAAGGCTAAAGGTATAAGGAATGAGGCAATATGGAGAATGAAAAACCGTGACCGGAATCGATTTATTATTCAATCCCCGTTCCATAGCCGTTGTCGGCGCTTCCGATGATCTTTCGCGCATCGGAGGGCTCCCTATCCGATTTTTGCACCACCATGGGTATTCCGGTAAAATTTTTCCAGTAAACCCAAAGTACAAGGAGATTGCCGGACTCCCTTGTTTTTCCACTCTCACAGCTATTCCTGAGCCCGTGGACTTGGCCCTGATCGGGATTCCTCGACAGTTGGTGTTGGAAGCATTCCAGCAGTGTGCCCAAAAAAGGATTCCTTTCATCATTCTTTTCAGTGCGGGATATGCCGAGATGGGAGAAGCGGGCCGGAGAGAGCAGGAAGAACTCCGGCGTTTTGCCCAACAAGCTGGAATCCGGGTGGTCGGCCCCAATTGTATTGGGATCATCAATACCCACGGAAGGGTGGCGACTTCCTTCACGAGTGGTTTGGAGTTGGAA harbors:
- a CDS encoding glycosyltransferase — protein: MKLMTIAEKFFKGRSGKLPVICIFGHNHFELVTPIGEDYEETRLDCRCYSSDSNLEQVLIQDRPQVIITIGNLSSFSNLTKAPFEIRKRWLHYDTLPDLTQLGIDAYNSYLTNMFNDRRADDNPLVTVFTAAYKTQEKISRPFDSLKEQTYTNWEWIIVDDSDDAGKTFKMVSTLAKKDHRIQAFKPWEHSGIIGKVKNWACSLGKGHILVELDHDDELTDYALDYVVKGFKQFPEAGFLYTDCAEILEDGTNFTYRDGWAFGYGSYTDVEYKGKLYKSGKGGNINAKTIRHIISAPNHIRAWRKSFYESIGGHNKELHVADDYEIMVRTFLKTRMVWVPKLCYLQYISNTAQQVRNKDIHRHVRSIRVHYDRMIHDRFLELGCEDFIWDEKNGWSDYNIPNPKVESHVTWIANL
- a CDS encoding twin-arginine translocase TatA/TatE family subunit, producing MFGIGSQELMVILLIVFFIFGAKRLPELGSSLGQAIRGFKKGMEGGANKL
- a CDS encoding KUP/HAK/KT family potassium transporter; the protein is MVQPNIHLGNHHAMSAHDPGSNHHLLTNKTIALALGALGVVYGDIGTSPLYTIRECFHGQHAIALNQANVYGVMSLVFWSLTVVVSIKYVVFILLADNHGEGGIFALLGLISADRKDFSPRLRSGVIIAGILGAGLLYGDGIITPAISVLSAIEGLEVATKAAEPMVLPLTCGVLILLFLLQRRGTADIGKIFGPVMMVWFVTIATFGIGHIAEEPHILLAIHPVHAYEFFVNNKLHAFVVFGSVVLCLTGGEALYADLGHFGRRAIRLSWMGIAFPSLLCNYFGQGAVLLAHPEMIVNPFYGLVPISLLYPMVGLSTIATVIASQALISGVFSLTQQAIELGFCPRLRIVHKSHEIQGQIYIPGVNYALMLACLGVVIGFRGSSGLAGAYGIAVTGTMTITSILFFFVITRVWNWSLWKAIPLVAVFLIFDISYFGANLLKVIDGGWFALLVAALLTVIMTTWRKGRTELIHKIGTRMPLKLFLEDVARHKIPRVEGTAVFMSVTPEGTSPVLLHNLKHNQILHEKVVLLSILSANIPKVRASQRVKVEDMGQGFYRVVAYNGYMQRPNVPEILKLASKSGLHIDEARTTYFLGRVTIFTTGQSKISHWRKALFAFMSRSAGTPAAYFNLPPDRVVELGAQIQL